A window of the Cryptococcus depauperatus CBS 7841 chromosome 5, complete sequence genome harbors these coding sequences:
- a CDS encoding chorismate mutase, whose amino-acid sequence MNFTSGVNPSEILSLDSIRSQLIRLEDTIIFLLIERAQFAYNKRIYERGAFQSELNFNGSWLEWFMYETECFHAKARRYTSPDEHPFTPLDKLPNPIIRPQKFPPLLHEPAVAHPSVNVNARILGFYVEHIVPGITGIGREDNVLEDDGNYGSSATRDVEVLQALSRRIHFGMFVSESKFLSAPQDFIPHILANPPNTEALANLITKPAVEAKLLVRLANKARLYGCEMDADGRVIEMPDEEMGNRGKIDLGAVVGMYKDWVIPLTKDVEVDYLIHRLDGVAQSQIDKWMGGKTL is encoded by the exons atgaactTTACATCAGGAGTCAACCCTTCTGAAATACTCTCCCTCGACTCTATCAGATCTCAGCTTATTCGTCTCGAGGAcaccatcatctttt TGCTTATAGAGAGAGCTCAGTTCGCCTACAACAAACGGATTTATGAGAGAGGAGCTTTTCAGAGCGAGCTCAACTTTAATGGCAGTTGGCTGGAATGGTTCATGTACGAAACAGAATGCTTTCATG CCAAAGCTAGACGTTATACGAG TCCTGATGAGCATCCCTTCACTCCGTTGGACAAGTTACCGAACCCCATCATCAGGCCACAGAAATTTCCTCCACTGCTCCATGAGCCCGCCGTTGCCCATCCTTCTGTAAATGTCAATGCTCGCATCCTCGGCTTTTACGTTGAGCATATTGTGCCAGGTATTACAGGAATCGGTAGAGAAGACAACGtgcttgaagatgatggaaattATGGAAGCTCAGCCACGAGGGACGTCGAGGTTCTTCAAGCTCTCAGTAGGAGAATACATTTTG GAATGTTTGTCTCCGAGAGCAAGTTTCTTTCTGCTCCACAAGACTTTATCCCTCACATTCTTGCTAATCCTCCCAATACCGAAGCCCTTGCTAACCTAATCACGAAACCTGCCGTTGAGGCAAAACTTTTGGTACGATTGGCTAACAAGGCTAGATTGTATGGATGCGAGATGGATGCCGACGGCCGTGTTATTGAGATGCcggatgaagagatgggtAACAGAGGAAAAATTGATCTGGGAGCAGTGGTTGGAATGTACAAAGATTGGGTTATCCCCCTCACCAAAGATGTAGAA GTTGATTATCTAATTCATCGTCTTGATGGTGTTGCCCAATCTCAAATCGATAAATGGATGGGGGGCAAGACTCTGTAA